The following are encoded in a window of Carettochelys insculpta isolate YL-2023 chromosome 30, ASM3395843v1, whole genome shotgun sequence genomic DNA:
- the VANGL2 gene encoding vang-like protein 2: MARRSDNMDNESQYSGYSYKSGHSRSSRKHRDRRDRHRSKSRDGSRGDKSVTIQAPGEPLLDNESTRGDERDDNWGETTTVVTGTSEHSISHDDITRITKDMEDSARLDCSRHVGVSLGGALALLSFLTPLAFLLLPQLLWREELEPCGTPCEGLFISVAFKLLILLLGSWALFFRHPKAFFPRVFVFRALLMVLVFLLVVSYWLFYGVRILDSRDRNYQGVVQYAVSLVDALLFVHYLAVVLLELRQLQPQFTLKVVRSTDGASRFYNVGQLSIQRVAVWILENYYHDFPVYNPALLNLPKSVLSKKMSGFKVYSLGEENTTNNSTGQSRAVIAAAARRRDNSHNEYYYEEAEHERRVRKRRARLVVAVEEAFTHIKRLQEEDQKNPREIMDPREAAQAIFASMARAMQKYLRTTKQQPYHTMESILQHLEFCITHDMTPKAFLERYVSAGPTIQYHKDRWLAKQWTLVSEEPVTNGLKDGLVFVLKRQDFSLVVSTKKIPFFKLSEEFVDPKSHKFVMRLQSETSV, encoded by the exons ATGGCCCGGCGCTCCGACAACATGGACAACGAGTCGCAGTACTCGGGGTACTCCTACAAGTCGGGGCACTCGCGCAGCTCCCGCAAGCACAG agaCCGGCGGGACCGGCACCGCTCCAAAAGCCGGGACGGGAGCCGGGGAGACAAGTCGGTGACTATCCAAGCCCCGGGGGAGCCCCTGCTGGATAATGAGTCGACCAGAGGGGATGAGCGG gatGACAACTGGGGAGAGACCACCACAGTCGTGACGGGCACCTCGGAGCACAGCATCTCTCACGATGACATCACACGCATCACCAAGGACATGGAGGACAGCGCCCGGCTGGACTGCTCCCGCCACGTGGGTGTCTCGCTGGGCGGGGCCCTGGCGCTGCTCTCCTTCCTCACACCGCTGgccttcctgctgctgccccagctgctgtggcgggaggagctggagccctgcggcACGCCCTGCGAGGGGCTCTTCATCTCGGTGGCCTTCAAACTCCTTATcctcctgctgggcagctgggccCTCTTCTTCCGCCACCCCAAGGCCTTCTTCCCCCGCGTCTTCGTCTTCCGGGCCCTGCTCATGGTGCTCGTCTTCCTCCTCGTCGTCTCCTACTGGCTCTTCTACGGCGTGCGCATCCTGGACTCGCGGGACCGCAACTACCAGGGCGTGGTGCAGTACGCCGTCTCCCTGGTGGACGCGCTGCTCTTCGTCCACTACCTGGCCgtggtgctgctggagctgcgccagctgcagccccagttcacGCTCAAGGTGGTGCGCTCCACCGATGGGGCCAGCCGCTTCTACAACGTGGGCCAGCTCAG TATCCAGCGTGTGGCAGTGTGGATCCTGGAGAACTATTACCATGATTTCCCTGTCTACAACCCTGCCCTCCTCAACCTGCCAAAATCCGTCCTGTCCAAGAAAATGTCTGGGTTCAAAGTGTACTCCCTGGGCGAGG aaAACACGACGAACAACTCCACGGGCCAGTCCCGGGCTGTCATTGCCGCggccgcccggcggcgcgacaaCAGCCACAACGAGTATTACTATGAGGAGGCGGAACATGAGCGCAGGGTGCGGAAGCGACGTGCCAG gctggtggtggctgtggaggaggcctTCACCCATATCAAGAGGCTACAGGAGGAGGACCAGAAGAACCCACGTGAGATCATGGACCCACGGGAAGCTGCCCAGGCCATCTTCGCCTCCATGGCCCGGGCCATGCAGAAGTACCTGCGCACCACCAAGCAGCAGCCCTACCACACCATGGAGAGCATCTTACAACACCTGGAGTTCTGCATCACCCATGACATGACTCCCAAG gCGTTCCTCGAGAGGTACGTGAGTGCGGGGCCCACCATCCAGTACCACAAGGACCGCTGGCTGGCTAAGCAGTGGACGCTGGTCAGCGAGGAGCCAGTAACCAATGGCCTGAAGGATGGATTGGTCTTTGTCCTCAAGCGCCAAGACTTCAGCCTGGTGGTGAGCACTAAGAAGATCCCCTTCTTCAAGCTCTCTGAGGAGTTTGTGGACCCCAAGTCACATAAGTTTGTCATGAGGCTGCAGTCAGAGACCTCAGTGTGA